CAGAACGATTTGATACAGCATTATTTGCCAAAGAAAATAAAATCTCCATCCAGATGGCAGCCCGCACATTGCGTTATGGCTGGCTGGAACAAATCAGAAGAACAAATAGCTATCATTTTGTTGCAACGGCACATCATCAGGACGACCGGATTGAAACGGTTTTATTAAATATGTTCAGAGGATCAGGTATCAGGGGATTGCATGGCATGAAGCCAAAACAAGACAAAATTATACGGCCAATGCTTTGCTTTTCACGGGATGAAATAGAAAGCTTTGCAGGCTTAAATCACATACCATTCAGGCAAGACAGGTCGAATTTCGAAACAGAATATTATCGAAATAAAATCAGACATGAAATAATTCCCTCTATTGAAAAACATTATCCATCGTTTAAGAACACTTTTTCTGAGAATATAGAAAAATGGAAAGATGCGGAATGGCTTTATGATCAGATGGTCAGCCAGGTGAAAAAAAAAGTAATGGAAAAGAAGGGTGAGGAAACTTTTATCTCCATTTCAAGGCTGAAGTTATTTCCGGTAATACAAAATGTTCTCTTTGAAATATTAAAGGAATTTGATTTTAATACGGATCAAAGCAGGCAGGTTGCGGCTTCGCTAAACTCAATTTCCGGTAAGATCTTTTATTCCTCTACGCATCGCTTAATAAAAGACAGGAAGCATTTAATTATTTTATTAAAGGATAACGAATTCTCATCTGAAATCCTGATTTTCGAAAGCGACCAGCAGGTGAGCATTTTATCACTTCATATGGTCTTAAAATCGATTGAGAAAAATAACTTTATAATCCCAAAAGAAAATGCAGTTCATTGTTTAGATCAAAACCTTCTGGAGTTTCCGTTGTTGCTGCGCAGGTGGAAAAAAGGGGATTATTTTTATCCATTCGGTATGAAAAAAAAGAAAAAGAAGATCAGCGATTACCTCATCGACAAAAAAATACCGCTTCATCAAAAAGATAAAATTTTTGTAATTGAATCTGGGGGGAAAATTGTTGCAGTTGCCGGTGAGAGGATCGATGAAAGATTCAAAATCACTGACTCAACCGAAAAGATCTTTATAATTAAAACTACTGTTAAGTAATTTCAATAATAATGAAAAGTTAAGGTAATGAAGTTCTACGGTTTATGCTCCTTTGGCATATCAGGATTAGTACCTCTTTTTTGCTATTGATAATATACCGGCTTTAAGACCGTCCATTTCATGATAGGATAATAAAAACGTTCTCCTTTGTAGAAATATCCAAGCACAGCTACGGCATCAGTCTTAAAAGGAAATGGAGCCGTAAGGGTGTCTGTTTTATTATCTGAAGATTGTTCCGATGACCCGTTCACATGATCATTACCGATTAAAAGTAAAGTGTCGTTAACTTCTTTTTTTAAGCTGCTGACAGCAATTCCTTTCTTACCAGCCCATAAGGTGTCAAAGGCATAATTAGAATCCGGATTCAATAAATAAATACGGTAATAGGTTCCATATCCTGATCCTGCAACGCCACCGATCCATTGCTGGGAAGTAATGTTTATAACATTGGGAAATGCGTGCTGATGGCAGGTTTGCGGGCTGCTAATTAAATATATTAGAAGAATTGCTCTGATGGCCATTACCTGTTTTTAATCTTAAATTACACTGACTAATTGGTATTATAAAAATTTAATGCAATATTTTAAAGACAAGTTCCGTGAGCAGTGCACCCTCTTTTGCACCCGTATCATTCACACCCTTGGAACGTAAATCGTAATCGTGAAGCAATGAAAATATTTGCTGAATTTTTATTGCTGAAAAATTTTTTACTGCTGTTTTATATTCTTTAATTACATATGGAGAAAGACGAAGTAAGGATGCAATATCTGCATCGTTTTTAAAGCCTGACTGCTGTAATAAATACACTTTTGAAAAATAGCTGTAAAGCGAACCAAGGGTGAGTGCAAAAGGATTCGCACGGGCGTTAGCACTCAGGTTATATACGATTCTGTTTGCTTTTGTAACGTCCTTTATTGCCAGTGCCTTGTTTAATTCGAAAACATTATACTCTTTACTGATACCAATATTTGTTTCAACATCCTCTGCAGTAATGTCTTTTTTATGAGATACATTGAGCATCAGTTTTTCCAGCTCATTTGAAACCTTAGACAACTCATTGCCTACATATTCAACTACAAGAGCCGCAGCCTCTGGCTGAATGTTATAATTTTTTTCTTTAAGAAATTCATGTATCCACTGCGGCACCTGGTTTTCGAATAACTTTTTAGTGGTCATCAGAACCCCATTATCCCGGATAGCTTTGCCAACCCTGGTGCGTTTGTCAAAGTTTTCATACTTATAACAGATCACCAGGATAGTCGACTTTACCGGTTTCAAAACGTAATTTTCAAGAGCTTCCCATTTCTTCAGTAATTGTGCCTCCTTAACCATCAATACCTGGTAATTTGAAAACATGGGGTAATTTAATGCCCTCTGCCGAATTTCTACCGCCGTTGTGTCCTTTCCGTACAATATGGTCTGGTTAAAAGCCCGCTCGGATTCAGGCAATATATTATTCTCTATATAGTTACTGATAAGATCAATATAATAAGGCTCCTCCCCTTCTAAAAGATAAATGGGGTGAAAAATTTTATTTTTTAAATCAGTGAGGATTGCGGTATGCGTAAGCGTCATATAACCTTCGGTGTAATTATAATACTTACTGCCTAAAAACGTAAATGCTTTACAGTATCCCCTTTATTGATCAGCTGCTTGAGCGAATCGATACCTATTTTTAAGTGTAGCTCTGTGTGATCTTCTGTAACCTTTTTATCACTCTCTTCCGTCTTCACTCCTTCCGGAACCATTGGCTGATCGCTTACCAGGAGCAAGGCACCAGATGGTATCTTATTTTTAAAGGCACTGATAAAAATGGTAGCGGTTTCCATATCTATCGCCATGCAACGCAGTTGTTGCAAATATTCTTTAAACGGCTCGTCATATTCCCATACGCGGCGGTTGGTTGTATAAACGGTTCCCGTCCAGTAATCACGCCGGTAATCCCGGATTGTTGTGCTAATTGCCTTCTGGAGCGCAAACGATGGAAGCGCCGGAACCTCTGCAGGCATATAATCATTAGATGTGCCCTCTCCGCGAATGGCTGCGATAGGTAAAATCAAATCACCAATTTCATTTTTCTTTTTTAAGCCACCGCATTTACCAAGAAATAACAGTGCCTTGGGTTCTATGGCGGAGATCAGATCCGTAACTGTAGCGGCATTTGCGCTTCCCATCCCGAATTTAATAATGGTGATGCCATCGGCAGTAGCATTCATCATATTGCGGTCCCTGCCTTTGATCCCTACTGCATTCCATTCAGCAAAAAGTTCCACGTAGCGAGTGAAATTGACAGCTAAAACATACTTCCCGAAATCTTTAAGTGCCGTGCCGGTATATCGCGGCAACCAATTGTCCACAATTTCCTTTTTTGTTTTCATACCCTCATCTTTGGTCAAA
This DNA window, taken from Chitinophagales bacterium, encodes the following:
- the tilS gene encoding tRNA lysidine(34) synthetase TilS, encoding MTANKMQEKEKLAAFINEHSLFQPKTPVLLGVSGGIDSTTMCYLFRECGFNFGIAHINFQLRGYESDEDEKFVTELAQQFRVAFFTERFDTALFAKENKISIQMAARTLRYGWLEQIRRTNSYHFVATAHHQDDRIETVLLNMFRGSGIRGLHGMKPKQDKIIRPMLCFSRDEIESFAGLNHIPFRQDRSNFETEYYRNKIRHEIIPSIEKHYPSFKNTFSENIEKWKDAEWLYDQMVSQVKKKVMEKKGEETFISISRLKLFPVIQNVLFEILKEFDFNTDQSRQVAASLNSISGKIFYSSTHRLIKDRKHLIILLKDNEFSSEILIFESDQQVSILSLHMVLKSIEKNNFIIPKENAVHCLDQNLLEFPLLLRRWKKGDYFYPFGMKKKKKKISDYLIDKKIPLHQKDKIFVIESGGKIVAVAGERIDERFKITDSTEKIFIIKTTVK
- the holA gene encoding DNA polymerase III subunit delta, with the translated sequence MTLTHTAILTDLKNKIFHPIYLLEGEEPYYIDLISNYIENNILPESERAFNQTILYGKDTTAVEIRQRALNYPMFSNYQVLMVKEAQLLKKWEALENYVLKPVKSTILVICYKYENFDKRTRVGKAIRDNGVLMTTKKLFENQVPQWIHEFLKEKNYNIQPEAAALVVEYVGNELSKVSNELEKLMLNVSHKKDITAEDVETNIGISKEYNVFELNKALAIKDVTKANRIVYNLSANARANPFALTLGSLYSYFSKVYLLQQSGFKNDADIASLLRLSPYVIKEYKTAVKNFSAIKIQQIFSLLHDYDLRSKGVNDTGAKEGALLTELVFKILH
- a CDS encoding AMP nucleosidase — encoded protein: MKTKKEIVDNWLPRYTGTALKDFGKYVLAVNFTRYVELFAEWNAVGIKGRDRNMMNATADGITIIKFGMGSANAATVTDLISAIEPKALLFLGKCGGLKKKNEIGDLILPIAAIRGEGTSNDYMPAEVPALPSFALQKAISTTIRDYRRDYWTGTVYTTNRRVWEYDEPFKEYLQQLRCMAIDMETATIFISAFKNKIPSGALLLVSDQPMVPEGVKTEESDKKVTEDHTELHLKIGIDSLKQLINKGDTVKHLRF